The Deltaproteobacteria bacterium genome window below encodes:
- the ftsE gene encoding cell division ATP-binding protein FtsE, translated as MIQMFHVSKSYEGGTPALTDITLKVQKGEFVFITGPSGAGKSTLLKIMCGSEAPTEGQIILDGRNYVRIPPEELPPLRRRIGFVFQDFKLLPKKSVFDNIALSLKVMGTPPSEIKRRVTKMLSYVRLQHRANFKPLQLSGGEQQRVAIARALVKDPAIILADEPTGNLDPELSVQIIELFREVSSRGTTVVVATHDKGLLERYAKRTIALEAGRLA; from the coding sequence ATGATACAGATGTTCCATGTCTCCAAGAGCTATGAGGGCGGCACGCCTGCCCTTACGGATATAACGCTCAAGGTGCAAAAAGGCGAGTTCGTCTTCATAACCGGGCCGAGCGGAGCTGGGAAGTCCACCCTGCTTAAGATCATGTGCGGCTCCGAGGCCCCTACCGAGGGGCAGATAATACTCGACGGGAGGAACTACGTGAGGATACCCCCTGAGGAGCTCCCGCCCTTAAGGAGGCGTATCGGGTTCGTATTCCAGGATTTCAAGCTCCTTCCGAAAAAGAGCGTATTCGACAACATAGCGCTTTCGCTCAAGGTCATGGGCACGCCCCCTTCGGAGATAAAAAGGCGGGTCACGAAGATGCTTTCCTATGTGAGACTCCAGCACCGCGCGAATTTCAAGCCGCTTCAGCTCTCCGGCGGAGAGCAGCAGAGGGTGGCCATCGCAAGGGCGCTTGTGAAGGACCCGGCCATAATACTCGCGGACGAGCCTACGGGAAACCTCGACCCCGAACTATCGGTCCAGATAATAGAGCTTTTCAGGGAAGTGAGCAGCCGCGGCACTACCGTGGTCGTCGCGACCCATGACAAGGGCCTCCTTGAAAGATACGCGAAGCGCACCATAGCCCTCGAGGCGGGGAGGCTTGCGTAG
- a CDS encoding phosphosulfolactate synthase, whose amino-acid sequence MEEISRKEGRAFSFLGLNRRDAKPRQRGITEIRGPYYTPIGKRQLEDIFETFGEYVDILKFAGGSFSLMPAEALRDIIDLAHAYGVEVDTGGFIEHVLARDADAVGKYIEECKDFEFDIIEVSKGFISIPADDMVRLTSKIVAAGLRVKAEVGIQFGAGGASPARELESEGVQDPGWAIQQAKRHLDAGASMIMVESEGITEGVSSWRTDVISEFIGELGLDRVMFEAADPEVFTWYVKNYGPEVNLFVDHSQIALLESLRSGIWGTKDVWGRIITYKP is encoded by the coding sequence ATGGAGGAGATTTCCAGAAAAGAGGGACGCGCCTTTTCATTCCTGGGCCTTAACAGGCGGGATGCCAAGCCCAGGCAGAGGGGGATAACCGAAATACGCGGTCCCTATTATACGCCCATCGGCAAGAGGCAGCTCGAGGACATATTCGAGACCTTCGGCGAATACGTGGATATATTGAAGTTCGCGGGAGGCTCTTTCTCCCTTATGCCGGCCGAGGCGCTCAGGGACATTATCGACCTTGCGCACGCCTATGGCGTGGAGGTCGATACAGGCGGCTTCATCGAGCATGTGCTCGCGAGGGACGCGGACGCGGTCGGTAAATATATAGAAGAGTGCAAGGATTTTGAGTTCGACATAATAGAGGTCTCAAAGGGCTTCATCTCCATCCCGGCGGACGACATGGTGAGGCTGACCTCAAAGATAGTCGCCGCCGGCTTGAGGGTCAAGGCCGAGGTCGGGATACAGTTTGGGGCCGGAGGGGCGAGCCCCGCCCGGGAGCTCGAGTCCGAAGGCGTCCAGGACCCCGGCTGGGCCATCCAACAGGCGAAGAGACACCTTGACGCCGGCGCGTCCATGATAATGGTCGAGTCGGAAGGCATAACCGAAGGCGTGTCGAGTTGGCGGACGGACGTGATAAGCGAGTTCATTGGGGAGCTGGGGCTCGACCGGGTCATGTTCGAGGCTGCAGACCCCGAGGTCTTCACATGGTACGTAAAAAACTACGGCCCGGAGGTGAACCTCTTCGTGGACCACAGCCAGATAGCGCTCCTCGAAAGCCTTCGCTCTGGCATATGGGGCACAAAAGATGTATGGGGGAGGATTATAACATACAAACCATAG